The following proteins are encoded in a genomic region of Acidobacteriota bacterium:
- a CDS encoding CHAT domain-containing protein, producing the protein MGTLFRNLVAIGLLCSLFLVPVGVLATQEQSQPALVKNSIQETPQKLEINQPIEREIKGTEIQVFRVNLLKDQFLRFEVDQKLGNVLVKVLDPSGKMLHETNGLSTGETNLIEHLVADLNGDYRIEIKPVRKNAILSKYIIRLVEIREATSQDKYLFTTICMVEDARKLGQQQTKEALKQALEVYKEVHLRWKIIGDKTEEASALSQMGNIYYQFGEMEKALECFLRVLSLVKDVKNRFGEAVILNSIGSIYRFRGEFQVALGYFHQSLSIRRDLGDQKGTARVLSSIAHTYSLLADNRKALECYQQALRISQELQDSNEVMQLLTSISTVQLELGNYQNAYQLLQQALHLNQTIANRLQEVNILHNIGGVFGSIGDNDTAIKYDRKALKAASAIGYMLGQTEALCSIGVSYYNLGNYQEGLGYLEQALQLQRLSGDKGGEAYTLQIIGEFYSLLDNYQKASEYLEAALSLNQSINRLKGEIVVLKGLGRNYSFLKQYDKAIELFKLALEKSRIAGDRNSEISILHWWAWAEGKRGDLSSARSKVEAAIELIESNRSNVVRPEFRETLASRDHGTYLLYLDVLMQLLHVANPKAGFDAEALYVNERSRARSLMELLQEAKTDIRQGIDPKLLEREQELLQRITAKEQLKIKLLLGGKYSSEQMETVTSDLDALLEEHRKIQDEIRQTSPHYANLTQPQPLTVKEIQNQVLDKDTLLLEYALGDQQSYLWVVSSTGLKSFPLASSEKIGAATQRLCHILGEYQIKENEPRLTYHQRAAQLDIRYSAVSSELSELILKPAADLLGKKRLLIVADGALQYIPFAALPSPNSSKQEPLITFHEITHLPSASTLAVLRKELAGRPKSPKTLAIVADPVFDLHDPRLAKTTRAGEKTATAKADELKSIAFQDRALRAAQASGVLMGNTSERLIGTRRIVIESKKLIPQARMNAWMDFEAVRARAINPALAKYQIVHFGTHGHLDTVSPGLSGLFFTRYDQTGQELPEYFLSAIDAYNLKLPAELVVLQACETGVSAFLDEKSEPSDAKASDSSSKKLTRLKNINPEGLNFLTCGFMYAGARRVMVSLWKIGDQSSSEVLIRMYRRMFGSKRMSPSAALRAAQLEMLNHPKWSRPYFWSGMVIHGEW; encoded by the coding sequence ATGGGAACGCTCTTTCGAAATCTGGTTGCTATTGGATTGTTGTGCTCACTGTTTTTGGTGCCGGTTGGGGTACTGGCAACTCAGGAACAAAGCCAGCCAGCTTTAGTTAAGAATTCAATTCAAGAAACACCACAAAAGTTAGAAATCAATCAACCCATCGAGAGGGAAATCAAGGGTACAGAAATACAGGTGTTTAGGGTCAATTTATTGAAAGATCAGTTTTTGAGATTTGAGGTTGATCAAAAATTGGGAAATGTGTTGGTCAAGGTACTGGATCCATCAGGAAAAATGTTACACGAAACCAATGGTTTGAGTACAGGCGAAACAAATTTGATTGAACATCTCGTTGCAGATCTGAACGGAGACTATCGAATAGAAATTAAACCAGTTCGAAAAAATGCTATCTTATCAAAATATATAATAAGGTTGGTTGAAATCCGAGAAGCTACATCACAGGACAAATATCTTTTTACTACAATCTGTATGGTAGAGGATGCCCGGAAACTTGGCCAACAACAAACCAAAGAAGCTCTAAAACAAGCTCTCGAAGTGTATAAAGAAGTTCATCTTCGATGGAAAATAATAGGAGATAAAACTGAGGAAGCATCGGCCCTTTCTCAAATGGGAAACATATATTATCAGTTTGGTGAGATGGAAAAAGCTCTAGAATGCTTCCTCAGAGTACTTTCATTAGTCAAAGATGTAAAAAATCGATTTGGTGAAGCTGTCATCTTGAATAGTATTGGATCTATTTATCGGTTTAGAGGAGAGTTTCAAGTTGCATTGGGTTATTTCCACCAGTCTCTTTCGATTCGAAGAGATTTAGGTGATCAAAAAGGAACAGCAAGAGTTTTAAGTAGTATTGCTCATACATACAGTCTTTTAGCTGATAATCGAAAGGCGCTGGAATGTTACCAGCAGGCTTTGCGTATCAGTCAGGAGCTGCAAGATTCTAATGAAGTTATGCAACTGCTCACAAGTATAAGTACAGTTCAGTTAGAATTAGGTAACTATCAAAATGCCTATCAATTGTTGCAGCAAGCCCTTCATCTCAACCAAACTATCGCTAACCGTCTTCAAGAAGTAAACATTTTGCATAACATTGGGGGAGTGTTTGGTTCAATAGGAGATAACGATACAGCTATAAAGTATGATCGCAAGGCATTAAAAGCAGCTTCTGCTATCGGATATATGTTGGGACAAACAGAAGCGCTTTGCTCGATAGGAGTGAGTTATTACAATTTAGGAAATTATCAAGAGGGTTTAGGTTATCTGGAGCAAGCGTTACAACTACAACGATTAAGCGGCGATAAAGGGGGGGAAGCATACACTCTCCAGATAATAGGTGAATTTTACTCACTCCTTGATAATTACCAAAAAGCTAGCGAATATTTGGAAGCTGCTTTATCGTTGAATCAGTCTATCAATCGTCTAAAGGGTGAAATTGTTGTTCTCAAAGGTCTTGGGCGAAACTATTCTTTTTTGAAACAGTATGACAAAGCAATTGAGTTGTTTAAATTGGCACTTGAAAAATCTCGAATAGCAGGTGACCGGAATAGTGAAATTAGTATACTTCACTGGTGGGCATGGGCTGAAGGTAAGAGAGGGGACTTAAGCTCTGCAAGATCCAAAGTTGAAGCTGCAATTGAATTGATTGAATCAAACCGTTCAAATGTTGTTAGGCCAGAATTTCGTGAGACATTGGCTTCGAGAGATCATGGAACTTATTTACTTTACCTCGATGTTTTAATGCAACTGTTACATGTCGCCAACCCAAAAGCTGGGTTTGATGCTGAAGCACTTTACGTGAACGAACGGTCACGTGCCCGGAGCTTGATGGAACTATTGCAAGAAGCAAAAACCGATATTCGCCAGGGAATTGATCCGAAACTGCTGGAGCGCGAACAGGAACTGCTGCAACGCATCACGGCCAAGGAGCAGTTGAAAATCAAGTTGCTGCTGGGTGGGAAATATTCTTCTGAGCAGATGGAAACAGTAACCAGTGACCTGGACGCACTGCTCGAAGAGCACCGAAAAATTCAGGATGAGATTCGCCAAACCAGCCCGCATTATGCCAATCTGACCCAACCTCAACCATTGACCGTGAAGGAGATCCAAAACCAGGTTTTGGACAAGGATACCCTTTTGCTTGAGTATGCGCTCGGCGATCAACAAAGCTATCTTTGGGTTGTTTCATCAACCGGGCTGAAAAGTTTTCCATTGGCTAGCTCCGAGAAAATCGGAGCAGCAACCCAACGTCTGTGCCACATTCTGGGTGAGTATCAAATCAAGGAAAATGAACCCAGGTTGACCTATCACCAGCGAGCAGCACAACTTGATATTCGATATTCGGCGGTTTCATCGGAGTTGAGCGAATTGATTCTCAAACCGGCTGCCGACTTGCTTGGAAAGAAGCGTCTGTTGATTGTGGCTGATGGTGCTCTTCAATATATTCCATTTGCGGCGTTGCCGTCACCAAATAGCTCAAAGCAGGAACCACTCATCACCTTCCACGAAATCACGCATCTTCCGTCAGCCTCCACGCTGGCCGTATTGCGGAAGGAGCTGGCTGGACGCCCGAAGTCGCCCAAAACCCTGGCTATCGTGGCCGACCCGGTTTTTGATCTTCATGATCCACGGTTGGCAAAAACGACTCGTGCAGGTGAAAAAACCGCCACTGCCAAAGCCGATGAACTTAAATCTATTGCATTTCAGGATCGTGCCCTGCGAGCGGCTCAAGCATCCGGGGTTTTAATGGGTAATACCTCTGAGCGCCTGATTGGAACCCGCCGAATCGTGATCGAAAGCAAGAAACTCATCCCACAAGCCAGGATGAACGCCTGGATGGATTTTGAAGCGGTTCGAGCCCGCGCCATCAACCCAGCGCTGGCAAAGTATCAAATCGTTCATTTTGGAACCCATGGTCATCTGGATACCGTTTCCCCAGGGTTATCAGGGTTGTTTTTTACCCGCTATGACCAGACTGGCCAGGAACTCCCTGAATATTTTTTAAGTGCGATTGATGCCTATAATTTGAAGCTGCCTGCTGAACTGGTGGTGCTCCAGGCGTGTGAAACAGGTGTATCAGCGTTCCTAGACGAAAAAAGCGAACCTTCTGACGCCAAAGCCTCAGATTCGAGTTCAAAAAAACTGACCCGACTGAAAAATATCAACCCGGAAGGGCTCAATTTTTTGACCTGTGGGTTTATGTATGCCGGTGCCAGGCGGGTGATGGTCAGCCTCTGGAAGATTGGTGATCAGTCATCTTCTGAAGTATTGATCCGAATGTACCGGCGTATGTTCGGTTCCAAGCGAATGTCGCCTTCCGCAGCCTTGAGAGCCGCCCAACTGGAAATGTTGAATCACCCGAAATGGAGCCGCCCTTACTTCTGGAGCGGGATGGTCATTCACGGAGAGTGGTAG
- a CDS encoding PepSY domain-containing protein yields MKSFRKIIFWSHLLAGVIAGVVVFVMSVTGVLLAFEAQITRFAERDQRTVQLPAPGTPRLSPQALLAKVQADNPTLKPAGLTVEADPTAAVSVSLGREGTLFVNPYTGASLGTGSKGVRNFFHEITDWHRWLGAHGENRSIGRAITGACNAAFLFLGISGLYIWWPKKWTRQHLAAITLFRSGLKGKARDFNWHNVIGSWCVLVLIVLTATGMVISYQWANNLIYTMTGSPRPGPPPGAGGPGPGGPGGPGGQGSPNAGSGEQRRQGNPNAGGAGGPGSAANQGGPSSSGQSQPVILANLDQLWQRAEQQVPHWELISIRLATTATAPVSFSIDDGTSWNPIGRSQLTLNQATAEVVKWEPYVEYSLGRKLRLWVRTAHTGEAAGLPGQIIACVASLGGAFLVWTGLALSWRRFLAWKARRKVRQVAELDEVQVVGD; encoded by the coding sequence ATGAAGTCCTTTCGAAAAATCATCTTTTGGAGTCATTTACTGGCCGGCGTGATTGCCGGTGTGGTGGTGTTTGTGATGTCGGTGACGGGTGTGCTGCTGGCATTTGAAGCCCAAATTACCCGGTTTGCCGAACGCGATCAGCGAACGGTTCAGCTTCCGGCACCTGGTACGCCCCGGCTCAGTCCACAGGCGTTGCTGGCAAAGGTCCAGGCTGATAATCCAACGCTGAAACCGGCTGGACTGACCGTTGAAGCTGACCCCACTGCCGCCGTTTCAGTTTCATTGGGCCGAGAGGGCACGCTGTTTGTCAATCCATACACTGGCGCTTCGCTGGGCACGGGGTCCAAGGGAGTTCGCAATTTTTTCCACGAAATCACGGACTGGCACCGGTGGCTCGGGGCGCATGGTGAAAACCGTTCGATAGGTCGAGCGATAACTGGTGCCTGTAACGCCGCTTTTCTCTTCCTCGGCATCAGTGGACTTTATATCTGGTGGCCGAAAAAATGGACTCGCCAGCATCTGGCCGCCATTACTCTATTCAGATCAGGTCTGAAAGGGAAGGCGCGTGATTTTAACTGGCACAATGTGATTGGGAGCTGGTGTGTGCTGGTGTTGATTGTGCTGACGGCAACCGGAATGGTGATTTCCTATCAGTGGGCCAATAACTTGATCTACACCATGACTGGAAGCCCACGTCCGGGGCCACCTCCTGGCGCTGGCGGTCCTGGTCCAGGCGGTCCAGGTGGTCCAGGTGGACAGGGAAGTCCAAACGCCGGAAGTGGTGAGCAGCGTCGTCAGGGAAACCCCAATGCTGGAGGGGCAGGCGGACCAGGATCCGCTGCAAATCAGGGTGGACCGTCATCATCAGGCCAATCGCAGCCGGTTATTCTTGCCAATCTGGACCAACTCTGGCAGCGAGCCGAACAACAGGTGCCGCATTGGGAATTGATTTCGATCCGACTCGCCACAACTGCAACGGCGCCGGTGTCATTCTCAATTGATGACGGCACGTCGTGGAATCCAATTGGCCGTTCACAATTGACACTCAATCAGGCAACCGCCGAAGTTGTGAAGTGGGAACCCTATGTTGAATATAGCCTTGGGCGAAAGCTCCGGTTGTGGGTTCGCACCGCCCATACCGGAGAAGCCGCCGGATTGCCTGGGCAAATCATTGCCTGCGTTGCTTCGTTGGGTGGTGCGTTTCTGGTCTGGACTGGTCTTGCCCTTTCGTGGCGGCGTTTTCTGGCCTGGAAAGCCAGACGTAAGGTCAGGCAAGTCGCTGAACTTGACGAGGTTCAGGTGGTTGGGGATTGA